The following coding sequences lie in one Alloacidobacterium dinghuense genomic window:
- the nhaA gene encoding Na+/H+ antiporter NhaA, with amino-acid sequence MTVPARRLGALKLEVRESLIARMVELPVQQFIHTQGVSSAFLLVAAVIALIWANSPWSASYYHIWHIELKVSKLILPLHAWINDAMMALFFFLVGMEVKQEIVNGELADIRRAALPVFAGAGGMVVPALIFVILNYGTAGAHGWGIPMATDIAFSLGVLTMVKGVPAELKVFLLSLAIADDIGAIVVIALFYTTTLHFRQLVIAAVLLALILLCRRIGIDRQIIYAVLGFAFWLAVLRSGLHATIAGVILGMLVPVRSRVSPDTFVTVCNETLEEFRKALASGDTALANRQLGAMEYLIENTESPADRLTRKLHDWIAFLVLPLFALSNAGVTFSQSTWRSLLHSPVSWGVLLGLLIGKPIGIVCASWIAVRLKAARLPNRVSWGQIAGVGAIAGIGFTVSLFIGALAFDDPATLDAAKTAVLCASLLAGVFGYLLLKRTTATMGTRDS; translated from the coding sequence ATGACAGTACCGGCACGCAGGCTCGGGGCACTTAAGCTGGAGGTGCGCGAATCCCTGATCGCGCGCATGGTCGAACTTCCGGTCCAGCAGTTCATCCATACACAGGGTGTCAGCAGTGCTTTTCTGCTCGTAGCTGCTGTAATTGCGCTCATTTGGGCTAACTCACCGTGGAGTGCGTCTTACTATCACATCTGGCACATCGAGCTTAAAGTTTCGAAATTGATTTTGCCTTTGCATGCATGGATCAACGACGCCATGATGGCGCTGTTCTTCTTTCTCGTAGGCATGGAGGTCAAACAGGAAATTGTTAACGGCGAACTCGCCGATATACGACGCGCTGCACTGCCCGTTTTCGCAGGCGCTGGCGGCATGGTTGTGCCGGCACTCATTTTTGTCATCCTGAATTACGGGACGGCGGGAGCACATGGATGGGGCATTCCTATGGCAACGGATATTGCCTTTTCTCTCGGGGTGCTAACCATGGTGAAAGGCGTTCCTGCTGAACTGAAAGTCTTTTTGCTATCTCTCGCGATTGCTGACGACATCGGCGCCATTGTTGTAATTGCACTCTTTTACACCACTACGTTGCACTTTCGTCAGCTAGTCATCGCTGCAGTTTTGTTGGCATTGATTTTGCTTTGCCGTCGCATCGGGATTGATCGACAGATTATTTATGCAGTTCTAGGTTTCGCGTTCTGGCTTGCGGTTCTTCGCTCCGGTCTTCATGCAACGATCGCAGGAGTGATTCTCGGAATGCTTGTCCCTGTACGCTCACGCGTTTCCCCAGATACTTTCGTCACAGTGTGCAACGAGACTCTGGAAGAATTTCGCAAAGCCCTTGCTTCTGGTGACACGGCGCTGGCGAACCGGCAGCTGGGCGCGATGGAGTACCTGATTGAGAATACGGAATCACCAGCCGATCGCCTGACACGAAAGCTGCATGACTGGATCGCCTTTCTCGTTCTGCCACTCTTCGCTCTATCAAATGCCGGCGTCACATTTTCGCAATCGACATGGCGCTCGCTCCTGCACAGTCCGGTTTCGTGGGGCGTGCTCTTGGGACTTCTTATAGGAAAACCCATCGGCATCGTTTGTGCTTCCTGGATCGCTGTCAGACTTAAAGCTGCGCGGCTTCCAAATAGAGTGAGTTGGGGGCAGATTGCCGGGGTGGGAGCGATTGCGGGGATTGGGTTTACCGTTTCGCTCTTTATCGGCGCTCTCGCTTTTGATGATCCTGCCACGCTCGACGCAGCCAAGACCGCTGTCTTGTGCGCTTCGCTGCTTGCGGGAGTATTCGGATACCTGCTGCTGAAGCGAACAACAGCAACGATGGGAACAAGGGACTCCTGA
- the tadA gene encoding tRNA adenosine(34) deaminase TadA, which yields MQDETFMQAALNEARLAAGAGEVPIGAVVVVRGEVISRGQNRVLRDVDPTAHAEIVAMRGAAYALDNYRLLDCELYVTLEPCAMCAGAMIHARLARLIYGAADPKAGAVGSVLDVLNHPRLNHKTPVTAWVLSEECGAILKEFFRARRD from the coding sequence ATGCAGGATGAAACGTTCATGCAGGCAGCGCTTAACGAGGCACGACTGGCGGCTGGCGCTGGCGAAGTGCCGATCGGGGCAGTCGTCGTTGTACGAGGCGAGGTTATATCGCGCGGCCAGAACCGCGTGCTGCGAGATGTCGATCCGACGGCCCACGCCGAGATCGTTGCCATGCGTGGAGCGGCGTATGCTCTCGACAATTACCGCCTGCTCGATTGCGAACTTTATGTGACACTGGAGCCATGCGCGATGTGCGCAGGAGCAATGATTCACGCACGGCTCGCACGACTGATCTATGGCGCTGCTGATCCAAAGGCCGGGGCTGTGGGCTCTGTGCTCGACGTGCTGAATCATCCGAGGCTAAATCACAAGACACCAGTGACCGCTTGGGTTCTGTCCGAAGAATGCGGCGCAATTCTCAAAGAGTTTTTTCGTGCTCGCCGCGATTAA
- a CDS encoding cupin domain-containing protein — translation MRLMTADELKKLLRLEPHPCEGGWFIQTWRAEETFPKAALPARYSADRAAGTAIYYLLEPHTFSELHRLASDEIFHFYLGDPVEMLQLLPDGSARTVILGQNISSDMHVQLHVPKYVWQGSRLLPGGSFALLGCTVSPGFDYADYESGKRESLTQKYPQAAEAIRRLTMTD, via the coding sequence ATGAGGCTGATGACTGCCGACGAACTGAAAAAACTGCTGCGGCTCGAGCCACACCCATGCGAAGGTGGATGGTTCATACAAACATGGCGTGCTGAAGAAACATTTCCTAAAGCTGCACTTCCAGCGCGCTATTCAGCCGATCGGGCTGCTGGAACCGCCATCTACTACCTGCTCGAACCGCATACATTTTCTGAATTGCACCGCTTGGCCTCTGACGAGATATTTCATTTCTACCTGGGTGATCCAGTCGAAATGCTGCAGCTCCTGCCGGACGGAAGCGCGCGTACCGTCATCCTCGGTCAGAACATCAGCTCAGACATGCACGTCCAACTCCACGTTCCGAAATATGTATGGCAGGGTTCACGCTTGCTCCCCGGCGGCAGCTTCGCACTGCTCGGGTGCACGGTAAGTCCGGGTTTTGACTATGCAGACTACGAATCAGGCAAGAGGGAATCGCTCACACAGAAATATCCGCAGGCTGCGGAAGCAATTCGCAGGCTGACCATGACTGATTGA